The Thermodesulfobacteriota bacterium genome has a window encoding:
- the bioB gene encoding biotin synthase BioB — MEAFWERVRAQGMSGEGIGAADALAVLSLPDSSLWRLLDTTEPVRRHFKGDGIRLCSIVNAKSGACSEDCSFCSQSSRSLARIPVHPLLSGEELFRAAADAKERGAREFSIVASGLSMRNREELVRVGDAVERIGKELGLETCVSLGTLSAEDVRYLLSRGLRSIHHNLETSRSFFPNVCTTHDYDEDVAAVRAAKAAGAWVCCGGIFGLGESPEDRVELAMTLRELCVDSIPANFLNPVPGTPVEGRRDLTPIACLKILAMLRLTNPTKEIIVCGGREVNLRGLQSLMFAAGATGTMAGNYLTTAGRPAEEDLQMLRDLGLKVREQNRQNRD, encoded by the coding sequence ATGGAAGCGTTCTGGGAAAGGGTCCGCGCGCAGGGAATGTCGGGGGAGGGGATCGGCGCGGCCGACGCCCTGGCTGTGCTCTCCCTGCCCGATTCCTCCTTGTGGCGCCTCCTCGACACCACCGAGCCGGTCCGCAGGCATTTCAAGGGGGACGGCATCCGGCTCTGCTCCATCGTCAACGCCAAGTCCGGCGCGTGCTCCGAGGACTGCTCCTTCTGCTCGCAATCCAGCCGCTCCCTGGCGCGGATCCCGGTCCACCCGCTGCTCTCCGGCGAGGAGCTGTTCCGCGCGGCGGCGGATGCGAAGGAGCGCGGGGCGCGTGAGTTCTCCATCGTGGCCTCCGGCCTCTCAATGCGGAACCGGGAGGAGCTGGTCCGCGTTGGGGACGCGGTGGAGCGGATCGGGAAGGAACTGGGGCTCGAGACGTGCGTCAGTCTCGGCACGCTGTCCGCCGAGGACGTCCGGTATCTCCTCTCGCGGGGCTTGCGGTCGATCCACCACAACCTCGAGACGTCCCGCTCCTTCTTCCCGAACGTCTGCACGACCCATGATTACGACGAGGACGTGGCGGCGGTCCGGGCCGCCAAGGCGGCCGGCGCATGGGTTTGCTGCGGGGGAATCTTCGGCCTGGGCGAGTCGCCGGAGGACCGCGTCGAGCTGGCCATGACGCTAAGGGAGCTTTGCGTCGATTCCATCCCCGCGAATTTCCTGAATCCCGTCCCGGGAACGCCGGTGGAAGGGCGCCGCGACCTGACGCCGATCGCCTGCCTCAAGATCCTTGCGATGCTCCGGCTGACGAACCCGACGAAGGAAATCATCGTCTGCGGCGGCCGGGAGGTGAACCTGCGCGGGCTGCAGTCGCTGATGTTCGCCGCGGGCGCGACCGGCACGATGGCCGGCAACTACCTCACGACCGCCGGCCGTCCCGCGGAAGAGGACCTGCAGATGCTCCGAGACCTGGGGCTGAAGGTGCGGGAGCAGAACAGGCAGAACAGGGAC